The nucleotide window CACCGCGTTGGAAAATTTCGCCGCCAGCGCGGAAGCGACCTTATGCGCCAGATGCGGATACTGCATCAGCAGCGCGGTCTGCACATAACTCTGGCTGTGAAACCCGCTCGGCAGCTGGAAATGCCCGTTAAGTATAGCGTCATGCTCCTGCAAAAGCCCCACGACGTCCAGATTATTTAGTTCCGACATTTTTCCTCCCTGACGCCGCAGCGGCCTCGCGCTTCGGCTTTTCCATATTAAGATATTGCTGTATTTCCTTGAATTCAGCGCTGATCCCGGCGGCTGCCGCCGCGCTTATTTTCCTGCCCACATCGTCCGGCGAACGCATCGTCACTTTCGGAGCGAGCATCGAATTTTTTATGTTGAACGACAGCGCCGGATTGCCGCTGGAGTCGGTAAGATTCTCCGACAGCCCGCCCATGCCGCGCCGGGCGGTGAACCGGGTATACACATTCAAATCCAGCTTTTCACCGGGCCAGTCCACCATGCCGTCCATATAAGCGGACATGACACCGCCGTCCAGATAAAAAGAGTTGATCCACATCCCGCCGTATCTCCAGTTCGTGGAAGCTGCCATCGAATTGAACCCCACGTCGCGCAGCACCGACCCGATCTGGAACGCGCCCGAAGTTTCCATCCGGTGCATCGCCAGAAACGGCCTGAACGCCACGTTCAGCGCCGGGCTCTGCTCGGCCATCCGCTCCAGCTGGTACACCACGCCCTCGTCCAGCTTCGCGTAGACCTTGCCGTGAAGCCCCCGCATGCCCCTGCCGATCCCCCTGAGATTGAACTCGATTTTAAGATTGCGCCCGGAAATAACCGGCGTCACCAGTTTTTCGGCGTAAATAGAGCCGTGGAACCGCGGCATGAAGTCCGGCATGCGCCGGCGGAAGTTTCTAAGCCATGCCAGCTTTCCTTCAAAAGGCTTGGGCGCCGGCCTGGAACTGACCCCGTGCGCGATACTGCGGATCGTGCCGATCGTTTCACCCACATCTATATGATTCATCCTGACTACGGAATGGATATCGCGCTTTTTAACGTCTTTGAGATTGGCGATTTCGGTCTTGAGGCGGAATCTGCTGTCATTATACCTGCCGGAAAGATCGCCGACGGTAAGGGTTGAACCGTCATAGGTCGCGCTCCCTTTCAGGCTTGAAAACACCGTGTCGCCGACTTTGACCGTGGCGTTATTGATTTTGAGCGCTGAATTCGCGCCGTCCATTACGGCGGAAAAATCGGCTTTCGAAACCATGAACCCGAGAAATATGCCTTTGGCGTTTTTGGAATAAAGCCGCAGCGCCTCGACAGCCGGCTGCCCGGCCCGCTCCGACACGGTCAGCGTCATGGAAACCTTGCCGCCCAGCAGATACTCTTTCGCTCCGCCCCAATATTTCGACAGACTGCCCAGATCTATGCTGTTGGACCGGAATTCCACATTATAAGCGGGCATCGCGGTGGAAAAAGCCACGCTCCCGCGCGCACGCAATGCCATGCCGCCCAGCGAGATATTCAGATCCGACAGATCCAGCCTGCCGCCCGCATACCGGGCCGTGCCCGTCACCTTCGACTTCGGCAAATTAAGACCGAACGGTTTGCCCGTGAACGGATACAGATCCTTGTCGCTCAAAGCGGGCAGCGCGGCGGACAGCGTAACCACGGGCTCCAGAAAATTTTCCGCGTCCAGTTTTAAATATGCCGGACCGCGAAACGCGTTCACCCGCACATCCGTGTCCGACAAAGTCGCTGACGACAGATTCAGCCCCGCAAGATTGAAAAAACCTTCCGCGTAAACTCCGGCGTGCACCGGCCGCGGGCCGGACCCGCCGTCATATTCAAACGCGAGCCGGAACGGCGTGTTTTTATCAACGCTGAAATCCCACAAATGCAGTTCCGGCAGCGAATAAACGCGCTTTTCGCCGCCCGCCGGATCGCGCACCGCAAGCACGGCGTTGCGCACGCTCACGTTGGCGGAACTGATCATCCTCAGAAGAGTCGCGGCGGAATTCCGGCCGCTTCTGTTACCGGAACCGTAATCGCCATGCGGCAAATCGCCCAGCCGCCAGGCGCCGCTGCTGTCAACCACGGCATTAACACGGATATCCTCGATAACGGCGTCATCCACCTCAAGCTGGCGTCTAAGCAGCGGCATCCAGCGATACGAAATTTCCAGCGGCCCGGTTGAAACAAGATCTTCCCGCTTGCCCAGCACCCTGATGCTGCCGACTTTAAGGCCCTTGAAAACCAGAAGCCGCGCGTTTTCCACCACTACCGGCCGGTGCAGCGCTTCCTGGAGTTTATAGCTGATGAGCATGGTGATATGCTGCGGAGTGAACATGGTCTGCACGATGTACGCGCCTACGGCAACGGCAAGCGACACCAGAAGCGCCAGCAATACCGCGCCCCTTAAAATCCATCTGGTGGAAAGCATGACGCGCCCGTGCCGTTTCAGCGGTTTCAAGGGCCTGATCTGCTTTACCGACTTCAATTCCGAAGAAACACTATTCATCTTCCGCCTGCACCCGCATATATCCTGCCTAAAAACTCCGCCGCGGCATTGAGCGCCCGGCTCCAAAACTCCACAGTGCCCTGCGCGACATGCTGCGCGCCCGCCCGCACCGCCACGGTTTCCGGAAACAGAAACTTAAACGCCGCCAGCAGCACAACGCAGTTCGACAACACTATAACCGCCGTGGAAAACACCGTTCCGCCCGCCGCATCGAGATCGCTCTGCCCCGCGGCGCACAGCACTTCCACGGTATTGACAAGATGAAACGCCAGCAAAAACCCCAGTCCCGGCATAAAATAAACCGTCCACGGCGTCAGATCGTAAAACAGGCCCGCTACCGCATAGCAGATGGCGAACATCGCCGCAAACAGCGGCAGACAATACGGCGCAAGCGCGACAAACGCGTTGGATCCGTCCAGCACCACAGACCCGCTGTCCTTCCCGATCCTCATGCGCCGGACGTTAAAACCGCTGCTCCACGCCGCCGCCGCGTGTGTCAGCTCATGCGTAAGCACATACAGCTTCTGCGGCCGGTAAACCAGATAATGAAGCACGGTGTAAGCCGCCATGCCGCCAAGAAACGGAAACCCCTGCCGGAACACCGAAAAAATTCTCACAAACGCCGCGCCCGTTTCATAAAGCACCAGCGCAACAGCCGGCAGCGCGGCCACGCCCGCCAGAAACTTGATCATGCCGCCGGGCGGCCGTTAAAAACGCGCACCGCTATTGCGCCGGAACATGCGAACCGGAAAAAACCGATGCCGTTCACCTTGCCGCCCATCCGTTCAGAAATTGGTGGTGACCAGAGTTTCAGTGCTCTGCACGCCGTGCGTGCTGCGGATCTCGCGCACGACCATGGAACTGAGCTTGTCCATGGTGGGCGCCTCGGCTATCACCACGGCGTCCCACGCGCCGAACGTAAGATACACGTCTTTCACCGCCGGAATGCCGCGGATGTGCGCCACCGCCTTGTTTTCCAGCCCGACAGTAAGTTTGCAGACAACGAATGCTATCATCTCGATTCTCCGTAACCGGCTAGAGTTTCCTTATCCACTGGGACGAAATGTACTTTTCCCGCAAAGCGCCCGCCGCGGCAAGCATCGCTTCATCCGCGCGGCGGCTTGCCCACTTCAGCTCCCATTGCGCCGCCAGGCAGCGCAGTATCACCAGCTCAAGCTCTTTGGCGCGGGCCCGCGCGCCAGGCAGCTGCAGCGAACCCTGATACAGCACTGTATTGCCGAACCGGCGGATCGCACCGCCCAGAATCTTGCTTCCGCCCGACATGAGATCCTGCGCCACCGGTTTCTCGAAACACCGGCTCGCGCCCTGCGGACCGGACGGCGCATAGTCCGCCGCGCCGCTATACAGCTCCGCCCCTATCCCGCGCAGGCACAGGCCCGCGCTGATGGCGGAATGCAACCGCGCATACAGTTGCGCCGGGCTCAAAACCCCGCCGTCGGGAAACACGCACGAGAAAGTCAGATCCGAAAAATGCGGCACAATTCCGCCGCCGGTCGGCCTGCGCGTGTAATTTGTGCCCGTGCCGGGCGGCAGCGCGCGCTCGACTTCGCTCACCGTCTGGGCGTAACCGAACGTCGCGCCGGCACCGGACCAGTCAAAAAACCGCACCGCGAACTCCTCAGGCCGGGACACCGCGACAGCTTCATCCGCCGCCATCTGCCCGAACACGTCCAGCGCGGGCCACTCCAGTATGATACCGCGCATGACGGGCAAACCACTACCGCCAGCGCACGTCGGGATTGCGGGCCGCGCCCACTTCGTCCAGCCGGTTGACCGGCAAACCCTCCGGCGCGTTTTTAACAAGCGCCGGATCCGCCAGCGCTTCCGCGGCGATCGCGCGCATCGCGCCGATAAAAGCGTCGAGCGTTTCCCGGGTTTCCGTTTCAGTCGGCTCGATCATAAGCGCTTCATGCACTATCAGCGGAAAATATATCGTCGGCGCGTAGAACCCGTAGTCGAGCAGCCGCTTGGCCACGTCGAGAGTTTTAATGCCGTTAAGCCGCTCCGGCACCGTGGTCAGCACGCATTCGTGCATGCAGTGCTCGTCGTAAGCGCAGGGAAACAGGTCTTTGAGCTTCACCCGCACATAGTTGGCGTTGATTATAGAGTTCTCGGCTATCGAGCGCAGCGTGCCGCCGTCATGCATCCGCAGGTAGCAGTAGCCTTTGAGCACCACGCCCGTGTTGCCCAGGAAACTGCGCACCCGGCCGATGCTGCCCGGCCGGCCGGTTTTTATTTTATAGGCCCCGTTTTCGCAAACAACACGCGGAACCGGCAGAAACTTCTCCAGTTCCCTGACCACGCCCACCGGGCCCGAACCGGGCCCGCCGCCGCCGTGCGGCGTGGAAAACGATTTATGCAGGTTCAGATGCATGATATCCACGCCGAACTGCGCGGGTTTGGCGATGCCCATTACGGCGTTAAAGTTCGCGCCGTCCATGTAAAACAGCGCGCCCGCGTCGTGCGCCGACCTCGATATTTCAAGAATTTCGCTTTCAAACAGGCCCACCGTGTTCGGCACAGTCAGCATTACCATCGCGGTCTTCGGGCCAAGCGCGGCTTTCAGCGCGCCCAGATCAACCCGCCCGTTCGGTTTGGATTTCACCGTCACCACCGAAAATCCGCCCATCGCCGCCGAAGCCGGATTGGTGCCGTGCGAGGAATCGGCCACTACGATCTCGGTGCGCGCGCGATCTTTGCGGGAACGGTGATAGGCAGCAGCAACAAGTATCCCGGTGAACTCGCCGTGCGCGCCGGCCGCCGGCGCGAGAGTGAACGCGCCCAGCCCGGTAATTTCGCACAGCAGCTGTTCCATGCCGTAATAAAACCCGAGCGTGCCCTGCATCGCCGCTTCCGGCGCGTATGGATGGACGTTGGCAAAACCCGGCAGCGCGGCCATATCCTCGTTGACGCGCGGATTGTATTTCATGGTGCAGGAACCCAGCGGATAAAAATGCGTGTCGAGGCAGTAATTCCTGCGCGACAGGCCGGTGTAATGCCGCACCGTCTCAAACTCGCTGAGCTCGGGCAGCCTGGGCGGGGTTTTTCTCAAAAACCGCTCCGGCAGATAGGCGCCGGCGTGCTTCTCCGGCCTGGGAAACCGGATGCCGCGCCGGCCGGCTGCGCTTCGTTCGATCGAAAGAATCATCGGTTCGGTTTTCAGTTCGGCGGGTTTGCAGTTCATTGCGGTCGTCATTTGGAAAACCTCCCCAGTTCGGCGGCGAACTGCCTCATTTCCTCGTCGGTGCGCTTTTCGGTGGCGCAGACGAGCAGGCAGTTTTTCATTGACTTGTCAAAATTGCCGAGCGGCACGCCCGCCAGAATGCCTTTTTTAAGCAGCCGGCTGCGCACCTTTTCGGCGGGCACGGGACACTCGAGCACGAACTCGTTGAAATACGGCCCGGAATATTTGACGCTGAAGCCCGGCGCGGCGGACAGCAGCGCCGCCAGCCTGTGCGCTTTTTCAACGCACAGTTCAGCCGCTTCCTTAAGCCCGGCAGGCCCGAGCAGCGCCAGATGGATTGTAGCCGACAGCGCGCACAACGCCTCGTTCGAGCAGATGTTGGAGGCCGCGCGTTCGCGCCGGATATGCTGTTCCCGGGCCTGCAGGGTAAGCACGAACCCGCGCCGGCCGTTGTGATCCTTTGTCAGGCCGCAGATGCGGCCCGGCATATGGCGCATATGCTCTTTTTTGCACGCGAAAATGCCGAGGTAAGGACCGCCGGCCGACATGGGATTGCCCAGGCCCTGCCCTTCCGCGACGGCGATATCCGCCCCGTAACTGCCGGGCGCGGCCAGCACGCCAAGGCTTACCGGATTGACGGTCGCCACAAGCAGTGCGCCGCAGGAGTGCGCTTTGTCGCTCACGGCCTGCGCGTCTTCGATAACGCCATAGAAATTGGGCGTGGCAAGCACAACGGCCGCCGTATCGCCGCCCAGCATGGAGTCCAGCGCGGCCATGTCCATCTGCCCGCCGGCGCAGGGAATATCGGCAAACACCGCCGCGCCTGTCACGCCGAAATAGGTTTTGAGCGTGGCTTTGTACTCCGGATGCAGCGCGCCCGTCAGCAGGATTTTCTTCCTGCCGGTTATGCGGACGGCGGCGTTAACCGCTTCCGCCAGCGCGGTCGCGCCCTCATACATGGAAGCGTTCGCCGCGTCCATCTCAAACAGCGCGCAAATCGAACTCTGAAACTCGTAAATCGCCTGCAGCATGCCCTGGCTGGCTTCGGCCTGATAGGGCGTGTAGGCGGTGAGAAACTCGCCGCGCTGGACAATATGGCGGATGGCCGACGGAATGTAATGGTCATACGCGCCCGCGCCGGCGAAACACGCCAGCGGCGTGTTTTTCGCGGAGAGCCGGGTCACATGCTCCACCAGTTCCTGTTCCGTCAGCGCCGGCGGCAGATTGTAAGCGGGATTGAGCAGCTCCGCCGGCACCTGCGCCGTCAGTTCCTCTACAGAGGAAACGCCGATGGCCTTGAGCATCTCCTCCCGTTGCTTTGTGGTGTGTGGACTGAACATTTTGCGCCCCTTACTTGCCGGCCGATTGCTGGTAAGCCGCAAAATCCATCAGCCCGGCCAGTTCCGCCGGCTTGGAAAGTTTCAGCTTGAAGAACCAGCCTTCGCCATGCGGCGCCTTATTAGCAAGCGACGGCTCGTCCACCAGCGCTTTGTTCACCTCGGTCACGGTGCCGGAAACCGGCGCGTAGAAATCAGACGCCGCTTTGACCGACTCGATTACCGCGCACGCCTTGCCCTGCTCCACCGCCGCCCCTGCTTTAGGAAGCTCCACAAACACGATGTCGCTTATCTCATGCTGCGCGAAATCGCTGATGCCTACTGTTGCCGTATCGCCTTCAACATGCGCCCATTCATGGCTTTTTGCGAATTTGCAATTTTCTGCGTTGAACATATACCGCTCCTTGTAATTAATTGATTTTTTCAGGCCGGCCAAATCCGGCGGATTCAAACCTTGTTGTCGTAAAACGGCGTTTTGGCGACTTCCGCCGCCACCCGCGCTCCGTGGATTTCTATTTCCACCTTGTCGCCCGGCTCGAGATTGACCGGAGTCACATAGCCGACTCCGATCCCGGCGTTGAGGCTGGGCGAGAAAGTCGCGCTGTTAAGCGCCCCGATCCTGACACCGTCTTTATAAACCGCGCAGCCGTGCCGGGGCACCCCGCGGCCGGTCAGTCTGAAACCGGTGAGCTTTTCGCGCAGGCCGGCATCTTTGCGGCGGAGAACGGCGTCCCTGCCTATAAACTCGCCTTTCTTGGGTTTGACCACCCAGCCGCAGCCGGCTTCGTAGGAAGTGTGGTCTTCGTCCGCGTCGGAGCCGTAAAGCAGATAGCCGGCCTCCAGCCGCAGCGTGTCGCGGCTGCCCAGCCCGCACGGAAGCAGGCCGTAAGCGCCGCCGCGCCTGAGCAGTTCGTCAAAGAACGCGTTGATCCCTTTAGGGGAAGCTGCGACCTCAAAGCCGTCCTCGCCGGTATAACCGGTACGGGTGACGACCGTGTATTCGCCCCCGAATTCGGTTTCCAGTATGCCGAACCGGGGCAGCCTGAGCGCGGCGGGGAATATTTCGCCGGCCAGCGCGGGCGCTTTCGGACCCTGCACCGCGACCATGCCGAACCGGTCGCTCGCGTTTTCCAGTTTCACATTGAAACCGGCGGACTGTTTTTCAAACCACGCGAAATCCTTGGCAAGCGTCGCGGCGTTGACCACGATCAGAAACCGCTCCGGCTCGATACAGAATGAGATGGCATCGTCTATAATGCCGCCGTTGTCGGCCAGAATATGGGAATAAACGCCTTTGCCCGGCTCGCATTTGATGTTATTGCTGTTAACGTACTGCACAAACCTGTGCGCGTCCGGCCCGGTTACGAAAACCTGGCCCATATGGGAAACGTCAAACACGCCGCAGGCGTTTCTGACGGCTTTATGTTCGGCTACGATCCCGGAAAACTGCACCGGCATTTCCCAGCCGTGAAAATCAACCATGCGTCCGCCGACTTTGACCAAAGCGTCGAAAAGCGGAGTCCTCCTTAATGTTATGCTTGTCACAAAACCTCCTGGTTTTACTGGCAACTGTCCCGACTATATACATATTATATGTTTGAAGCGACATTTTCCAGCGCAAAAAGCAACGCTGTCACGCCGCGCCGGAGTCTAGCCGGACATGAATCTCCCCCGCCTGTGCCATTGGCCTGCCGGTTGTTATTACGCTTTACCGGCAAGCCGGGGATTTCTTTTGGTCCAGACTTCGTTTGCCCTGCTTGCGCAGGGTTACGCACTCCATCCCCCCTGCCTGAGCCATGCCGGCAATCATTATGCCGTGCCTGCCAGCGCCGGGTTTTCGTGAGCGGAATTTATAAAAAACCGCGGCCCGTAAAACGGGCCGCGGCGCAAAACGTCAAGCCGGCTATCAGCGGCTGAGCGCTTCTTTGATCGTTTCGGACATAGTAGGATGGGCAAACATGACCTTTTTCAGCTCGGGCACAGTCAGCCCGGCCCGGATTGCCACGGAAAAAATGTGGATCAGCTCGGTGGCGGTATGGCCGACGATCTGTCCGCCGAGTATTTTGCCGGTTTTCTCGTCCGAAACAACCTGCACAAACCCGTCCGGCTCATCCTGGCTCAGAGCGCGCCCGGAGCTCAGGAAAAACGCCCGGCCAACCTTGACTGTATGGCCCTTCTTTTCCGCCCGTTCCCTGTCCAGCCCCACGCAGGCGGCTTCCGGACGCGTATAAATGCAGCCCGGCACCAGTTCGTTGTCATATTCCTCGCTGTGGCCCAGCGCGTTGCAGGCGGCGATATCGCCCTGATGTTCCGCCGCATGGGCAAGCAGCGCCAGCCCGTTCACATCGCCGACGGCGTAAATGTGCGGTTTCACGGTGCGAAGCCGGCTGTCCACCTTAATGCCGCGCCTGTCCCACTCAAGCCCGGCCTTCTCGAGCGCGAGTTCACCCAGTTCCGCCACCCGTCCGACCGCGACAAGCACCTCATCCGCATGCAACTGCGTGCCGTCCGAAAGGTGCAGGAGTTTCTTCCCGTTTTCCAGGGCAACGGAGTCGGCGCTCACACCCAGATGCAGATTAATGCCTTTCTTTTTGAATGCCGCCGCCACGGCGCGGCCCACGCCCGGATCCATGCCGGGCAGCACGCCGGGCTGAAGCTCTACCAGATGAGTCTGCACGCCAAACGAGTGGAACACGCACGAAAATTCCGCTCCGATCGCGCCAGCGCCGATAATCGCAACCGACCCCGGCAGCTTCTCCAGCCCGAACACGCTGGTGTTATCAAGCAGTTCCGCGCGCAGCGCGTCAAAGGGTTTCGGGAAAAACGGCCGGGTGCCCGCTGCGATGATGGCCGCGTCGAACGCAACGGTCCGCCGGCCGCCGCCGGTCTCAATTTCGGCTTCCCGGTCCGACAAAAACCGCGCCGTACCCTGCACATAATCAATCCCGAGCGACTTGAACAGCCTCATCAGGTTGCCGCGCAGTTTTTCTATAAGAGCCTGCCTGCGCGCCGAAATTTTCGCCCAGCTGAGATGCGCGGCCACATCGGACAGCGCGGCTTCCGCGCCCGGCTCAAGCAGCGCCGGCAAATCATGCAGCACTTCAAACCGGTGCGCCGCGTCAAGCAGCGATTTCGACGGAATGCAGCCCCAGTTCAGACAAACCCCGCCGGGATGCGCCTTTTCAACAAGCGTCACCTCCGCGCCAAGCGCCGCCGCCTTTGCCGCCGCGGGGTACCCGCCCGGACCCGCTCCTATCACAAGAATTTTTTTTGTCATAACAAGCTCCCGTTCAAATTATTCCCGCCATATTCCGCGCCGCACGGTCAGTCCGCCGTGCTTACAGGGTAGCGCGTGTCCAGAAACATGCGCAGGCTGCGCAGCGAATCCCGCAGAACGCTTCCGACTGTCGAAGAAACTTCCGGCTTGAATTCCGGGTTATCAAGCGGACCCCATACCGCCAGCTCCAGCCCGGCGCTGCCGGCTTTCATATCCAGTTTGAAATCGCCTTCCTTTCTGCCCGGATCAACACAGCCCTCGAAGTCCAGCTTCAGATCCGGGCCGGCGGCGGCGAATTCCATCGTTTCCCATTGCCGGGCGCGCTGGCGGAACCTGGTTTTAAGGCTGTCCACTTTAAACGCGTTCAGATCCGGAACGCTCGCGCCCTGCAGACTGGAAAGCGTTTTAAACGGCATGGCAAGCCAGTACGTCCATTCTCCGTAACCGGCGCGGCCCAGCCCCTTGAGCGTAACGCCTCCGGCGTAAAACGCGGCGTCAATGCCGCGTTTGTAAAGCGGACCCTCGAAATCCCTTAATTTCCAGTCTAAATCCAGCTGGCTGGCCTCCATGGCGCCGGACACAAGGCCGGAAACTTTCACCGCGCCGTCAGAACCGGAGAATCTGCCGCCTTTAAAATTCACCGTGCAGATGACGCTTACCCCGCCGCTTATCTGCGCGCCGCGAAACAGCCCGTCCGCACGGGCTTCCAGCCGCATGTAATCGGATCCGCCGTATCTGTAAATTCCGTTAACGTTTGTAAAGATCAGCCTGGTGCCGTCCAGTCCGTCCTCATACTGAAGCAGACCGTTTGCGATCACCATTTCCGTCACCGGCCGGCCGGTTTTATCCGGATCGCGCAACGCAAGAATATCGTCGAAATTCCACACGCCACGGTCCGTGCGCTTTATCAGAAGCGAGCCGTCGGTCACCGTCAGTCTGTCAAACTCGGCCCGGCCCGCCAGAAGCGCGCGTAAATTCGTGTCAATCATCACGCTGCCGGCGCGCAGGAAATCTCCGCCGGAACGCCTGCTGTTTTCGTTCAGCGCAACACCTTCAAATTCCAGCCCGTGCGCGCGGGTAAGCCGGACGGCACGGAACGAAAAATCACGCGCCAGATGTTTCTTTATCCGCGCCGTGATTATGGCCGACATCCGTTCCGGAGTAAAATACCGCACGCGGGCATAATACAGCCCGCCCACGGCTCCCGCCGCCAGAACCAGCGCTGCGCCCGCCGTCACGGAAAGTTTTTTATGTTCGCGAACAAACCGCATGAAGCTGGTCATATCAGCAATTCTATCTTATTCGGCAATTCCTTAAAATATCCTGCCGGCGCACAGGCCGGCGCACAGGCGGCGAATACGTTGCGGCGGGCGCATAACACCAGTCCCAGCGCGCCCGGCTAATGGAATCACGGCTTGCCGGATTTTACCGCGGCGGGACTTTTTATACCGCCCGACCTTTCAGGCGGGCCGGAAACACCTGCCCCGCCAAACCAAAAACGGGAAAGCCCCGGAAAATTCCGGGGCTTTCCCGTGCTGCATAAACAAATGCGGTTTAACGTCTTTTTCGCATGGCCTCGTCAAACCCGCTGCCGTCGCGGGACAGATTTACCCAGCGGAGGAAACCGCCCCACTTGGATGCGCCGAACGGATTGCTGGAATAAGAGTCCATAATCCTGTGGTTTTTGCTCGGCATATAAACCGACACACCGCTGGTCAGCCGGGAGCGGGCACTGTCTTCCTGAGCCGCAGTTACGACATAGTCTTTATAAATGACGGTCAGAAGGGCTTTCGCCGCACTTCTCACCTTTTCCGATCCGCTCGCACTCGCCTGCAATTGGATAAAATGGCCGAGATCGCAGTAATCGTTATACATGCTCGACGTGTCGCTGTCCATCCGCAATACTT belongs to Elusimicrobiaceae bacterium and includes:
- a CDS encoding AsmA-like C-terminal region-containing protein, with protein sequence MNSVSSELKSVKQIRPLKPLKRHGRVMLSTRWILRGAVLLALLVSLAVAVGAYIVQTMFTPQHITMLISYKLQEALHRPVVVENARLLVFKGLKVGSIRVLGKREDLVSTGPLEISYRWMPLLRRQLEVDDAVIEDIRVNAVVDSSGAWRLGDLPHGDYGSGNRSGRNSAATLLRMISSANVSVRNAVLAVRDPAGGEKRVYSLPELHLWDFSVDKNTPFRLAFEYDGGSGPRPVHAGVYAEGFFNLAGLNLSSATLSDTDVRVNAFRGPAYLKLDAENFLEPVVTLSAALPALSDKDLYPFTGKPFGLNLPKSKVTGTARYAGGRLDLSDLNISLGGMALRARGSVAFSTAMPAYNVEFRSNSIDLGSLSKYWGGAKEYLLGGKVSMTLTVSERAGQPAVEALRLYSKNAKGIFLGFMVSKADFSAVMDGANSALKINNATVKVGDTVFSSLKGSATYDGSTLTVGDLSGRYNDSRFRLKTEIANLKDVKKRDIHSVVRMNHIDVGETIGTIRSIAHGVSSRPAPKPFEGKLAWLRNFRRRMPDFMPRFHGSIYAEKLVTPVISGRNLKIEFNLRGIGRGMRGLHGKVYAKLDEGVVYQLERMAEQSPALNVAFRPFLAMHRMETSGAFQIGSVLRDVGFNSMAASTNWRYGGMWINSFYLDGGVMSAYMDGMVDWPGEKLDLNVYTRFTARRGMGGLSENLTDSSGNPALSFNIKNSMLAPKVTMRSPDDVGRKISAAAAAGISAEFKEIQQYLNMEKPKREAAAASGRKNVGTK
- a CDS encoding M50 family metallopeptidase, with product MIKFLAGVAALPAVALVLYETGAAFVRIFSVFRQGFPFLGGMAAYTVLHYLVYRPQKLYVLTHELTHAAAAWSSGFNVRRMRIGKDSGSVVLDGSNAFVALAPYCLPLFAAMFAICYAVAGLFYDLTPWTVYFMPGLGFLLAFHLVNTVEVLCAAGQSDLDAAGGTVFSTAVIVLSNCVVLLAAFKFLFPETVAVRAGAQHVAQGTVEFWSRALNAAAEFLGRIYAGAGGR
- a CDS encoding Lrp/AsnC ligand binding domain-containing protein, producing the protein MIAFVVCKLTVGLENKAVAHIRGIPAVKDVYLTFGAWDAVVIAEAPTMDKLSSMVVREIRSTHGVQSTETLVTTNF
- the gcvPB gene encoding aminomethyl-transferring glycine dehydrogenase subunit GcvPB, translating into MTTAMNCKPAELKTEPMILSIERSAAGRRGIRFPRPEKHAGAYLPERFLRKTPPRLPELSEFETVRHYTGLSRRNYCLDTHFYPLGSCTMKYNPRVNEDMAALPGFANVHPYAPEAAMQGTLGFYYGMEQLLCEITGLGAFTLAPAAGAHGEFTGILVAAAYHRSRKDRARTEIVVADSSHGTNPASAAMGGFSVVTVKSKPNGRVDLGALKAALGPKTAMVMLTVPNTVGLFESEILEISRSAHDAGALFYMDGANFNAVMGIAKPAQFGVDIMHLNLHKSFSTPHGGGGPGSGPVGVVRELEKFLPVPRVVCENGAYKIKTGRPGSIGRVRSFLGNTGVVLKGYCYLRMHDGGTLRSIAENSIINANYVRVKLKDLFPCAYDEHCMHECVLTTVPERLNGIKTLDVAKRLLDYGFYAPTIYFPLIVHEALMIEPTETETRETLDAFIGAMRAIAAEALADPALVKNAPEGLPVNRLDEVGAARNPDVRWR
- the gcvPA gene encoding aminomethyl-transferring glycine dehydrogenase subunit GcvPA, yielding MFSPHTTKQREEMLKAIGVSSVEELTAQVPAELLNPAYNLPPALTEQELVEHVTRLSAKNTPLACFAGAGAYDHYIPSAIRHIVQRGEFLTAYTPYQAEASQGMLQAIYEFQSSICALFEMDAANASMYEGATALAEAVNAAVRITGRKKILLTGALHPEYKATLKTYFGVTGAAVFADIPCAGGQMDMAALDSMLGGDTAAVVLATPNFYGVIEDAQAVSDKAHSCGALLVATVNPVSLGVLAAPGSYGADIAVAEGQGLGNPMSAGGPYLGIFACKKEHMRHMPGRICGLTKDHNGRRGFVLTLQAREQHIRRERAASNICSNEALCALSATIHLALLGPAGLKEAAELCVEKAHRLAALLSAAPGFSVKYSGPYFNEFVLECPVPAEKVRSRLLKKGILAGVPLGNFDKSMKNCLLVCATEKRTDEEMRQFAAELGRFSK
- the gcvH gene encoding glycine cleavage system protein GcvH; translation: MFNAENCKFAKSHEWAHVEGDTATVGISDFAQHEISDIVFVELPKAGAAVEQGKACAVIESVKAASDFYAPVSGTVTEVNKALVDEPSLANKAPHGEGWFFKLKLSKPAELAGLMDFAAYQQSAGK
- the gcvT gene encoding glycine cleavage system aminomethyltransferase GcvT, which translates into the protein MTSITLRRTPLFDALVKVGGRMVDFHGWEMPVQFSGIVAEHKAVRNACGVFDVSHMGQVFVTGPDAHRFVQYVNSNNIKCEPGKGVYSHILADNGGIIDDAISFCIEPERFLIVVNAATLAKDFAWFEKQSAGFNVKLENASDRFGMVAVQGPKAPALAGEIFPAALRLPRFGILETEFGGEYTVVTRTGYTGEDGFEVAASPKGINAFFDELLRRGGAYGLLPCGLGSRDTLRLEAGYLLYGSDADEDHTSYEAGCGWVVKPKKGEFIGRDAVLRRKDAGLREKLTGFRLTGRGVPRHGCAVYKDGVRIGALNSATFSPSLNAGIGVGYVTPVNLEPGDKVEIEIHGARVAAEVAKTPFYDNKV
- the lpdA gene encoding dihydrolipoyl dehydrogenase; amino-acid sequence: MTKKILVIGAGPGGYPAAAKAAALGAEVTLVEKAHPGGVCLNWGCIPSKSLLDAAHRFEVLHDLPALLEPGAEAALSDVAAHLSWAKISARRQALIEKLRGNLMRLFKSLGIDYVQGTARFLSDREAEIETGGGRRTVAFDAAIIAAGTRPFFPKPFDALRAELLDNTSVFGLEKLPGSVAIIGAGAIGAEFSCVFHSFGVQTHLVELQPGVLPGMDPGVGRAVAAAFKKKGINLHLGVSADSVALENGKKLLHLSDGTQLHADEVLVAVGRVAELGELALEKAGLEWDRRGIKVDSRLRTVKPHIYAVGDVNGLALLAHAAEHQGDIAACNALGHSEEYDNELVPGCIYTRPEAACVGLDRERAEKKGHTVKVGRAFFLSSGRALSQDEPDGFVQVVSDEKTGKILGGQIVGHTATELIHIFSVAIRAGLTVPELKKVMFAHPTMSETIKEALSR